In the genome of Triplophysa rosa unplaced genomic scaffold, Trosa_1v2 scaffold490, whole genome shotgun sequence, the window ctgagtttattgttttcattatcaaagtgtttttttctttctcattgtatatttttgttcgttttttaaaagtttgcgttcatttttattggcacaaaaggaatcccatactaATGTAAGGGTCTGGATATGACACAGGTATGATAGAATGCAACAAAGCGAGAATCTATTCGGTAGTGATAGGATGCGCCTTAATAAGCGCGAAATGATAGGTCAGGTCCCAAGCCGGTGAAGCCGTAGCTCTGGACGGCGGTATCCCGTCCGACTCTCGTGAATTTCCGCTCCCAGAACCGGCTCTTTACGACTGTAACCAAGATCACACCGCTGCTGCAACCTGCTCCTCTTCGCTCACCTATAAtccattaaaaacaaagttcTTCTTGTTAACCATCTGCGCGCGTAAGGCGCTGGCGCAATCGCTTGAGCTGTCATAACGGCAGAAACAACTTTGTCATCTCTGTGATAATTTATGGTCAAACAGATATCACAATGAGTATGTCATTAGATACTGCAAAGTTAGCTACTTTAAGTCATGTACACACTTGCACTAAAAACAGAACATTATGcttttgcaaaataaagaatattttaTTACACAGTTATATGGAGTTATTTTCTTTATGTGGGTGCTCTGCGCCGATGAATCCGAGCTCTGTGCTAAATGACTGACTGCTCACACCGCATCAGAGCACATCTGTTCATCAACGTGACAGTAACATGCAGTGGCGGCCGGTCAATAGGGGGCGCTGGGGCGCCGTCCCCTTAAAGTTAGCCAGAGAAGAAAGCtactttaatatgccaacaataagtttaatatatatcgcaaattaataacgtaataaaataatttagtcgtactattccaccgttagtcatattatcatttattaaaaaatcaaaattgtattttgttcatacgtgtgtgcggggcgccggacaaacgagtgtgtatgtaggcacgtacatttttgaaaagcatgtgatttgAGGCTGAGCTCTAATTGGCTTGTTTCAAATCGTCATTGGGGCGCAGAGTACCCTCCCACTTTTGTTGTAAGcgaatcaatattgtttttatatttttggcctcatgtgattggaccgttcttaacgcctctcattaccgcacagcagattgtcatttgactgacaggtactgattaacgtggaagcaagcgaaattatctcgagatgaaagaaaattcggttttatctttacaagaatacccgttccaaaggcgttcagatgaagaaaaaaaacggatCAAGGAGCTTGGACCAGATCGACCCAATTTGCAAATTCAGCAGCAGTCAAGTGATCGCGGTCGATTTTACACTCGGTGCTTTTCCGGTgtcgtgccgaaaacacactccctgccaaattatgcacccccctccccacaatggttagggtaaggattaggtgttaggggaggggttagagTTAGAcaatcggacagcgtgttattgaagggggtgcataatctggcggggtgtgttttcggcacaacaccggcacttcttatggaaaacggagttggctagctggatgcgatgtaaatcatgccttttattgttttccctgtttgctgtttcaaagtcttggcaccgaaacgttgtggacaacaacaggggtatgcgatttaaaacatctctctgaTAAGTGCAAGCGACATAAAAGTAGCCGCAAACATCTTGACAACGCTATGAGGCTCCAGTTTTTTGGGAAGCTTAGCATTGCTGAACAGCTAGATGAAGGCTACAGGATTGGCATTAGAAGGCACAATGAAGAGGTCACAAAAACATTCTGTCTAGAATTATAGACTGTGTAAAATGTTGTGGCGCATTTGAGCTGGCTTTGCGTGGCCACAATGAGAGCGAGATGTTCTTTATAAAGTAGTTGCCCATAGACTACCAACATCAAGCAGTGTTAGATGGAACTTCCACAGCCGTGCCATCAATACAGTGTTTGAGCACAGAGAGGGCCTCATTCGCTGTTTTGAAACTATTCGAGACTCAGGTGACTTTGACCCTGTTACCACCAGATAGGCAGGAGGCTTTGCCATGCTGCTGGAGgatcagaattttcattttttttctgcaacttttccacaacatcatgccacacgtggacatcctctatgccaaactccagaagaaggacatagattcagtccacattaaggggagcatccagcagttccagcaggacatacagaagatcaggtagcagctgtattccttcttttgaatttgttatcattattattgttattagtcatacattttcttaatcctTTGCAGAAATTCTCTCCATTCTCTGGTTAACCAAAGCAGTGAAGGAGCTTCTCAACCAAAGAGGCGGCGGTTGCTTAGTCCAGAGGTCCATGAACGGATTGCAACAGAGGTAAGTTTATTGTAGTCCTTGTTACTCTGCAGTTTTTCATAGAAAAGCTATCAAAGGAAGCtatcaaaaagaaagtaaatattaacaacaagttaaacggcatggtttcatttaccctctttgggtactaaatgtgttctcatgtctttgagtttataagttttttgcttaaatattgtagcaaagagtagatcctttgatattgggctttattaaactttatgaaacCATACTACACTTATTTGCAATGCATATTTTACTACAAGTCAATCTATTTAACCATTTTCATAGTCTTTAAATAGTGATCTAAATAGATTTGTTATTCTTAGGTTTCCTCTAGTGGTGTGCCCTCTTTAtctgattgatatgaaaatggctgataataaaaaaatgctattagcgCCCTAAGCATCAGAAGTTCATGAAACTTGGCAAGTTTGTCTAGTCCATATGTATGAAGTTTGGATAAATTAGggattcaaacactgaaactggtcTCCGTCTCTCTATAACTtaaaactgatcattttaaatgttgcagttgaaattgacattttgtcatcactacatcatttttgtttttgtccttcactCTGTAGGTCTGTGACACCATACTCCAACACACCATGGTACGGTTCTGCTTCACAAGCCACCTCGTTAGTGCCACCCTGCTGcaagcagacaggtttgaacagtacacagtggcgtttcctgaagatgcactgagtaggactttgaaggcctatccagtgctcaatgggagtaagctaaagacagagcttagtctcatctactacaaggaagagttcagaacctgttgtggtgctgtggacctactgcagctgtttaaggagaacaatctcaaagaagtcttttcagagactgtcactctcctaaagatcctcatcaccacacccatgaccacagcagaggctgagaggtgtttctcaactttgaaaagagttaagacttttctgagaaatagcatgacccaggagaggctaaatgcattggccatgctgtcaatggagaagagaatggtgactgagatcattgactttaaccagaaggtcattgagaaatttgcaagtcagaaagaaaggagagcaaaatttattttcaaatagtgttaatggccaatgattaggtaactatagtgtgtttttttttttgaatgattaccttgattacttcattactgataataaacccacattcaattcaaattcactgattcatagtacatttatttgcatgtattaacattgactgtaataatgatacatcacctgattaatggctatttatagtcctgcattactgacagttggattttcagtttgtttgcgcccccccaaatatttttatcaCCAGCCTCCACTGGTAACATGTGATCGTGTCTATACCAGATACAATgcaaaacgttttaaaacatcattaaaatagAATCAATTGTAGCATTTGATATTGCATCACGCCTGTAGACAAAAACTCTAAATAACATGGAAAATACCGCATACCTTACTTCCTACAAGTAATATATCTGAAACATGTCGTCTGAACACATACAATATCTGCTGCTTTTGTTCTGACTACATGAAAGGAatcctttttttttacatactgtaaatcatGATAGTGACGTCTTACCTGTTAATGCAATCCTTTCAGATGTCGGAGCCAACTCTCAAAATCCCTGTCAACATTAGCTTTGCTTTAGCACGAAACTGTCACTTTAGCTCTCCGGAGCGCGAGGTTTCTTTGTTATTAACAACAGATGATTCCCCAGATGTAATCAGCATCAGAACTTAATAAATTAAGATGTTTACATGATATTCTTCAGATGATCACTTTTAAACAGCCATCTAGATGATGATTTAAATTCCAAGCGACTGTTATATGAATGAACAACACTCGTAGCAGTGCGGCTGCAGCGCCATTCACAAACACGTAATAAACTAGCTGTTTCCTCTCCTTTGTGTTTACGGACTGTTTTTGAGTATATAATACACCCTCTGCCTATTTCCTATTTTATCCTCAGGGTAGACAAAGATAGTCAAATCTGTCATAGGCTATAAGTAGTTTATTTAAACAGATTACTCCCCGTAACAGAAGACTCCTCCGTGAGCTGTCCGTATACTCAACAGACTTTTATAAGATTTATATGTATAggttttattaataacaattgTCAAGGTTACAATTAATATACTTGtaacaaataaaagaaataaaagcgTAAAGTATGCAAGTATCAATCTAATTCTAATCTaattcatttgtatattttctttattgCAGACCACATATACAGCTATGCATCGAaggagggcagcaagtgattttctccataggaattcattataacaaactcaaaatacctGTTTTGcgtctttttttttcaatagacCTTTTTTGTAGTTCAGCAAGTAAGTTTGCTCTTGTATTTCAAAGGTAATGTCTTAGGCCTAGGCCTATATCTTAACTAAAAGATTTACTTTCCCTCGGACACGTACCATATAACACACACTTATATATCGTAACAAAAACATTGAATATTTGCATCTTTGTCAATTCATTTAgtctaaaatgaacatttatttactgCCACTTACCTGACGTGAACCTGAGAAAACGGCTGCCTGAATTGTGGGAAACCGGCGGAAAGTGACTCCGACAGTTATGTGCGGATTGATCCCGAATCGAATGAGCAGTGATCCTTCCGACTAAACACGTCTTAAATTCAATAGCATGTACACTCtcacaaacgtacacacacatatatgttcTCCTAAATATTGTCAACAGGAGTCTATATGAGAAGTGATTGTTATGAATTAAAAGCTAtgtcttgttttatttgtgtggtATACATTTTGTGACTGAAAGATTCTAGTTAATATTTTTTGATAACAACCCCAATGTGCAATTATATATAAGTTCCACAGGTATTTCTAATTAAAATtcccaaataataaaaattaattgaCGTAACAAATAAAACGTGGGGTAAATACTTACATTTTAATTGACAGAATCTTTGcagtatgttttcaaatattaaactTATTAAAATACTTTAGTTGAATGACTTATAAAACTATTTGAGCAAgcatactttttaatatttgagtcaagtttgggccaactaaaaaataacaattcaagtAACTTTGGGGACAGAAATTGAGTGAACGTAAAATTTCTGTGGAACTAGTAactaaataataattagttgaaacaacttgacattttttacagtgcataagcgtaatacaaaataaattcaCTACAGCATAAGTTAAAATAAGACCTAGAATTATAATGAATTAAATGCACAGATAAGTAGAGACTGTAACTTGGATTTAAAATCATATACAAAAGATGCTGATATCACAGATAGAGGAAGATTGTTCCATAACCTGGGACCGGCCACCGCAAACGCACGGTAACCTTTCAACTTCAATCTTTTGTCACCTTCAAATAATATGATCTCTGTtccaaatgtttgtgtgttctcCCTGTGCTGCTGTAGGTTTCCTCTGATATCTAGGGTTCAAACACAAGCTGATCAGATTGAATGAAAATTCTTATTTGTGTGAGAGtgaatgtgtctgtctgtctgacctgTGATGGACTACACACCTACTGCAGTCGGACAGGTTTCAGAACTCTTCATCTGCTGACAAGATCAATTCTGAAGAAATGgtacatttagaaaataaacagTCAGATAGAATTTAAAAGCACAACCGTGGACATACATCTATGTTTAACCAAATAACCCATTAGTAATTGGACTGATGGCTGAATTGAACAGAAAAGCCTTCAGGTAAACACCTTAATAAGTAAATTTTCTATATGGTGTTGACCTGAAATAATCCAATCAATACAAGAAATTAAGCATGTAAACACtgaaataaagtattttctgAGATTCAAAAATACTTTGTGAACATTTAAAATGCTTAAGTTTAAGTATTAAATATTGGAAATCACACTATAAAATGagcaaaaaaaaacgtttccGTTAAACACCAGAAACCGTCCTTACAAACATCTCTCACCCACTAATTTTGGCTCTGTACCTTCTTCCAGATGAACTCAAGACtgcttttttaagtttattCGGAAGATATGATGTacatgtaaattaataaaatatactttCATGATCTGCATTTTCCTAATcggtttaatttaaattaattcagACATGTGCAGGGTGCATGTAAATAAACCTATGGAGAGCgaaaaatatgataaaataattatttttatatttgatcttTTTACAAAAAGCACCCGTCTAGCACATACATAGTACCAAAGAGTGCCAAATAGTAGTTAAATAGTTACAGTATAGTCTCCCAAATAGTaataaaacatctaaaatgatctTTATTAAAGAATcgatttaaaaaacataattaaaaaggcctattatacatatttatgcACAGTTTTAATGTAGGCAGGGGCGCTACTAGGGTTTCGGGGTCCCCTTTCTAATTTCTACACTCTCAAAAAAAAGGTGATATATAGCACTAAAATTAGCGCATGTCCGGAATCTTTTAAAACGTTGCATAATTACATTATTAACTCCACTATAAAGGTCCCAAGCCCCGGGGCACGGGCCTTACCAGGCCTGAGCAAGGAGGAGGGTGGTCATCCTGCCGAGATGACCAGAACTTGGTAACCACGGAAACCAGGCCCGAAACAGATGGACCTGCACTGTATCACAAATAGCAATAATGCTACCGCATACGGGGGAACCGATGCACCGGCATTGGGGCCCCAGGGTGCTGATGTACAGTGGATTACTGGCCGAAACAGAGGACTTGGAAATGGAAAGATCATCACACCAAAAACAAGGATTCGTCTTGCAGCCTGGAAGGTTCGGACCGGTCACCATGTTGGTCAAAAGGTGATTATTGCCAGAGAGCTGCTGATATGTAAGATCTCAATTGCGGCCTTATCTGAACTTCGACTTAACGGATCCGGAACAACAACTGTCTATGAACCCAGTTCAAACGAAAAAATTATGCTATTCTACCTTGGAGGGGAGAAAAGAGAGGCTGGTGTCGGATTTATGGTGGAAAATCGGCCTTCCAGCCAATATCAAACTGCCTGACTGCACTAACTGTCCACGGTACCATCAAAACGCATCTCCTAGCCATCTATGCACCAACTGAAAAAAGCCCAGATGAGGTCAAAGATGACTTCTACGACCAATTGCAGTGCAGGACAGAGTTGATAATCTTGGCGGTCACTTCAACGCGCATGTTGGCACAAACCGGGACGGTTGGGAAGAGATAATGGGAAATTTTGGCGTTGGCAAAATCAATGATAATGGATTACGTATTTTATCATTCTCCTCGACAAATAAGCTTGTCATCGGAAACAGCACCTTTCAACATCCCCTTAACCATCAACTCACGTGGAGGAATCCGGCAGATGTCGACTCGTCTGTCCTCAATTACTTTCTGATCAGTAGGCGCTTCCCATCGTCACTCAACGATGTGCACTCGATGAGGGGCCGTGATTGCGGTTCCGACCATTACCTCTTCAGTGCTATGCTCCAACTACGATTGCAACGGACCATCAAAAAGGCACCGCAGCTGCCCAAACCGAATTGGGCATGCTTGAATAACCCCGAAATAAAAGCCAGATTCCAAATTTCCCTCACCAACAAATTTGCAATGCGAATTTGGATAACGTGGAAAAGAAGAATCTCTGATCGCAACAGCCATCATCCACTGTGCCACTCCACTCTGTCCACCCGGTCGCGGAGTGTCTGGATTTTGTCCAGGAGCAAAAGCAGATGAAGCATGTTGACTTTAATCGTTAAAAACAACTGAAACGTGAAGTCAGGCGTAGGATGAAAGCTAATTGAGAGGCCTACTGAAACACAGTGTCAGCAGAATTGGAGGACGCAGTATCTCGGCATGAGTATAGGGTCCTTTATCAGACCCTGAAGAGGTTGAGTGGGCGCAGCAAGTCAACTAATGATAACATCAAGGAGATGGATGGAACCTTCGTAAAGTCTGCAGGTGAGCAACTACAACGATGGCGTGAGCATTTCCAACACCTTCTCAATTGCGACCCGCCTCGAGGCTCGGACGCTAATCTTCCATACATTGATCCTCCATCGATTCCTATGCACGATGAAGAGCCGTCAATTGACAAGATTAAGGCTGCTGTTAGATCATTAAAGAGCGGAAAAGCACCTGGAATGAATCGAGTGCCTCCCGAGGCGGTGAAAGCTGGCAGAGACAAACCGTCAGCCGCCTCCACACATTAATCCCACTAATCTGGCAATCAGAGCACATTCCAGCAGCCTGGAAAAAGGCTATGATCATTCCTGTCTTTAAGGGAGATAGTCAAGAATGTAACAACTATCGAGGGATAAGCCTGCTCTCCACGGTGGGCAAGGTGTTTATGAAGATCATCCAAACCTGCCTACAAAAGCATCAGGAGCAGACGAATTGAGAAGAGCAAGCTGGGTTTCGTCCACACCGCAGCTGCTATGATCAGATCTTCTCCCTACGTCAGCTGATGGAAGAGCGGATCCGATGTGCAAAACACCTTGTGATCGTATTCATCGATTTCATCAGGAAGAAGCAGTTTGCAGCAGAAGTCAACAAAAgcgtgtaaatgtaaattattaatcttgttttattGAGTTTAAACGCAGTGTCGTTGCTTTGCTTACTACCGCTGTGTCACATGTTGAAGTCGCGAAGTCTGGTTTCGCTTGTTATTGTGAGATATTGTAAGGCGTGTCCGGCTGAATTCAATTGCGTGATTCATATAAGTGCGATTAACACCGCGACAGCGGATGCGGCAGCCTAAACGCGTGCAGCCCTCATTGTGTGCAGACCATCGACTCTACCTgcgcgactccaccgagcaaggacacAGACAAGGCACTTCAGTAATGCACTTCagtatttaactatttattcTCTTGtgatttgtattgtatattccTTATTCCCTGCTTTTGACtatgtgttttcaaatcccTACTGTCACTACAACTCGTAAATGTCCTGTATCACGTAGAAGGCAACACGATGCTAATAATCTCTGCTAATAATCTCTGCACTCTTTCAGCATCCACAActacctcaattacatttcccattggtttatggatctgtaaacaaagcagatttcatcacagctattgctaaacatTCTGGTCTTTTTCTTTTAGCtcttactgaaacctggatcaagccagaggacacTGCCAC includes:
- the LOC130550941 gene encoding uncharacterized protein LOC130550941; its protein translation is MPHVDILYAKLQKKDIDSVHIKGSIQQFQQDIQKIRNSLHSLVNQSSEGASQPKRRRLLSPEVHERIATEVCDTILQHTMVRFCFTSHLVSATLLQADRFEQYTVAFPEDALSRTLKAYPVLNGSKLKTELSLIYYKEEFRTCCGAVDLLQLFKENNLKEVFSETVTLLKILITTPMTTAEAERCFSTLKRVKTFLRNSMTQERLNALAMLSMEKRMVTEIIDFNQKVIEKFASQKERRAKFIFK